One Paenarthrobacter aurescens TC1 DNA window includes the following coding sequences:
- a CDS encoding putative transcription regulator, LacI family (identified by match to protein family HMM PF00532), with product MDHRHRSATQSDVAKEVGVSRTLVSFAFRGAPGVSDETKQAIFEAAKRLGYRPNAVAADLARKHRSAVGLYLMDIRNEVYADILSGVRTALPQDRNRLILSVSRSIDGEDQGALESLIEARVGIIIAATLLDSEERVRELAHIVPLVSVTRPVEGVDSVYSDDAAGARAATEHLIGLGHTRIAHLAGPVYDGHTVRRQSYAKTMRDAGLKPLMLAAEDFTQDAGQRAATELLSMTERPTAIFTHNDQLALGAREAAYAKGLSVPSELSLVGYDNSRTSGLHGIDLTSVDLHATELGQIAGTVALERLSNPEAPVADRRVTPKLVVRSSTAPPARVT from the coding sequence ATGGACCACCGCCATCGTTCGGCCACGCAAAGCGACGTCGCCAAGGAAGTCGGCGTTTCGCGAACCCTCGTGTCCTTTGCCTTCCGCGGCGCGCCTGGCGTCAGCGACGAAACCAAGCAGGCCATTTTCGAAGCCGCCAAGCGTCTGGGCTACCGGCCCAACGCAGTAGCCGCCGATCTCGCACGCAAGCATCGCTCCGCCGTCGGGCTTTATCTCATGGACATCCGCAATGAGGTCTACGCGGACATCCTCAGTGGTGTCCGCACGGCACTGCCCCAAGACCGTAACAGACTCATTCTCAGCGTCTCGCGGTCCATTGACGGTGAGGATCAAGGAGCGCTGGAGTCGCTGATTGAGGCACGGGTGGGCATCATCATCGCCGCCACGCTGTTGGATTCCGAGGAGCGGGTCCGGGAGTTGGCCCACATTGTCCCGCTCGTGAGCGTGACGCGCCCCGTAGAGGGAGTGGATAGCGTCTATTCGGACGACGCTGCCGGCGCCCGCGCCGCCACTGAACACCTCATCGGGCTGGGTCACACGAGAATCGCCCACTTGGCCGGGCCCGTGTACGACGGGCATACGGTCCGGAGGCAGAGCTACGCGAAGACCATGCGCGACGCCGGGCTGAAGCCACTTATGCTCGCGGCTGAGGACTTCACCCAGGACGCCGGACAGCGCGCGGCCACCGAACTGCTCAGCATGACCGAGCGACCAACGGCAATCTTCACCCACAACGACCAGCTGGCCCTGGGTGCCCGGGAGGCCGCGTATGCCAAAGGCCTCTCGGTGCCATCCGAGCTCTCCTTGGTGGGTTACGACAATTCGAGGACCTCCGGACTCCACGGCATCGATCTCACCTCCGTCGACCTTCACGCTACTGAGCTGGGACAAATTGCGGGCACCGTCGCGCTGGAACGCCTCAGCAATCCCGAGGCGCCCGTCGCTGACAGGCGAGTCACGCCGAAACTGGTGGTGAGAAGCTCGACAGCACCACCGGCGCGCGTCACCTAG
- a CDS encoding putative sugar MFS transporter (identified by match to protein family HMM PF00083; match to protein family HMM PF07690; match to protein family HMM TIGR00879), with product MSATQTQRGGANGVSLPPLTNGPHRKRLGLVALVATFGGLLFGYDTGVINGALRPMTADLGLTPLTEGIVTSSLLFGAAAGAVGGGRLSDGWGRRKTIILLAVLFFAGTVACVFAPSFEVMVLGRVILGLAVGGASTVVPVFLAELAPYEIRGSLAGRNELMIVIGQLAAFVVNAIIGNVWGEFGGVWRIMLAIAALPAIALFFGMLRMPESPRWLISKGRWEEALVVLKTIRSEERAEAEMADVKHLADEERASKATSWGALKDKWILRIILVGIGLGVAQQLTGINSIMYYGQSVLVEAGFDSNAALIANIAPGVIAVVGGVIALTLMQRVNRRTTLLLGFTLTTVCHFLIGIASIVLPVGNAARPFVILFLVVAFVGSMQTFLNIAVWVMLSEIFPLHVRGFAIGLSVFCLWIANALLGLFFPTLVAGVGITGTFFLFGIVGILALIFIYTQVPETRGRTLEALEEDVTTGAIYLVHKKESAGVS from the coding sequence ATGTCTGCTACGCAAACGCAGAGGGGAGGCGCCAACGGCGTTTCGCTCCCTCCGCTGACCAATGGCCCGCACCGAAAGCGCCTGGGGCTCGTCGCACTGGTAGCCACCTTCGGCGGTCTCCTCTTCGGCTACGACACGGGCGTTATCAATGGCGCACTGCGGCCTATGACGGCCGATCTCGGCCTTACGCCGTTGACTGAAGGGATTGTCACCAGCTCGCTTTTGTTCGGAGCGGCTGCCGGTGCAGTCGGCGGCGGTCGGTTGTCTGACGGTTGGGGTCGCCGCAAGACGATCATCCTGCTGGCCGTGCTGTTCTTTGCCGGAACCGTCGCCTGCGTTTTCGCGCCGAGCTTTGAAGTGATGGTGCTGGGGCGCGTCATTCTCGGCCTGGCCGTGGGCGGCGCCTCCACGGTAGTCCCCGTATTCCTCGCAGAGTTGGCACCGTACGAAATCCGAGGCTCCCTGGCCGGCCGGAATGAACTCATGATCGTCATCGGTCAGCTCGCGGCCTTCGTGGTCAACGCCATCATTGGCAACGTCTGGGGTGAGTTCGGGGGAGTGTGGCGCATCATGCTCGCCATCGCCGCACTGCCTGCCATCGCTTTGTTCTTCGGCATGCTGCGGATGCCCGAGTCGCCGCGTTGGCTCATCTCGAAGGGACGCTGGGAAGAAGCCCTGGTGGTCCTGAAGACCATTCGCTCCGAGGAGCGGGCCGAGGCTGAAATGGCCGATGTAAAGCACCTCGCCGACGAAGAGCGGGCCTCCAAGGCCACGTCCTGGGGCGCGCTGAAGGACAAATGGATCCTGCGCATCATCCTGGTGGGCATTGGCCTGGGTGTTGCCCAGCAGCTGACGGGCATCAACTCGATCATGTACTACGGCCAGTCTGTGTTGGTTGAGGCAGGGTTCGACTCCAATGCTGCCCTCATCGCCAACATCGCACCAGGCGTGATCGCCGTAGTTGGTGGCGTGATTGCGTTGACTCTCATGCAGCGCGTCAATCGTCGCACCACGCTGCTCTTGGGCTTCACGCTGACCACCGTGTGCCACTTCCTCATCGGCATCGCATCCATCGTTCTGCCGGTCGGCAATGCCGCACGCCCGTTCGTCATCTTGTTCCTGGTGGTCGCGTTTGTAGGATCCATGCAGACCTTTCTGAACATCGCCGTGTGGGTGATGTTGTCCGAGATCTTCCCGCTGCATGTTCGCGGTTTCGCCATCGGCCTATCGGTGTTCTGCCTCTGGATCGCCAACGCACTCCTGGGCCTCTTCTTCCCCACGCTGGTAGCCGGCGTGGGGATCACGGGAACGTTCTTCCTCTTTGGAATAGTTGGAATCCTGGCCCTTATTTTCATCTACACGCAGGTTCCCGAAACCCGCGGACGCACGCTGGAGGCACTCGAAGAAGATGTGACCACGGGCGCCATCTACTTGGTGCACAAAAAAGAATCGGCTGGAGTTTCCTAG